ATGCGCAAGAAAGAGGTGTGCAACGGGCCATTCGGGTCGGGTGCATTGTTGCCCAACAGGTCGAGTATGCGCCGGTTCTTGAAGGAGGGCGTACGACCGTTGTGCTGCTCCAGTGCTGCGCCGCAAAAAGCATTGAGCAGGATTTCCAGGGTGGTGTAGGCACCGATTTCGTGGAGCGTCTTGCGCTTATCCTGGAAGATTTTTTTGCGTGCCATGTCCTTGGCATTCAAGACACAGCGTTTGGCCGGGCCATGCATGTGTTCGACAAGGTCCCCCGGTAGCGTGCCGGACAGCAACGCGTCCTGTTGCTCGACAAAGGCTCGGGCTGCTGCGTTGGTCAGGTGTTCGATGGCTTTGCCCCGCAGAATCGCCAGTTTGCGCCGCCGCGAATCCTGTGGACCGAGCTGACGATAGGTTTCCGGGAGATCGTCGCCCACCAGGTCCAGCAGCAGGGACTCGACTTCGGCGTACTCCAGCAGCTCCATTTCCAGGCCATCTTCCAGATCGATCAGCGCGTAGCAGATGTCGTCGGCGGCCTCCATCAGATACACCAGCGGATGGCGCGCCCAGCGCTGTTCTTCCAGTTGGGGCAGGCCGAGTTTATGAGCGATCTGTTCCAGCAGCGGCAGTTCACTCTGGTAGCAGCCGAACTTGTGCTTCTTGTAGCCCAGTGAGTCGGCGTGCCGGGCCGTCCACGGGTATTTCAGGTAGGTGCCCAGGGTGGCATAGGTCAGCCGGGTGCCTCCTTCGAACTGATGGTATTCAAGCTGGGTGAGCACCCGGAAACCTTGGGCATTGCCTTCGAAGTTGAGGAAGTCGTTGCGTTCGGCTTCGCTCATGGCATCCAGCCAGCCACGGCCGGCGGCCTGCTGGAACCAGTGGCGGATCGCGTCTTCGCCGGAGTGGCCGAAGGGTGGGTTGCCGATGTCATGGGACAGGCAAGCCGATTGCACCACCATCCCCAGGTCGCTCGGTTCACACCAGTCGGGCAGCGCGCTGCGGATGGTTTCACCGACGCGCATCCCCAGCGAACGGCCGACGCAGCTGACTTCCAGCGAGTGAGTCAGGCGCGTATGAATGTGATCGTTGCTGGAGACCGGATGGACCTGGGTCTTGCGCCCGAGACGGCGAAACGCGCCTGAGAAAATGATCCGGTCGTGGTCTTTATGGAAAGGACTGCGGCCGAGTTCTTCCGGGCTGTGCACAGGTTTTCCGAGGCGTTCGCGGGTAAGCAGGGTGTGCCAATCCAAGGCTGGTTTCTCCGTCAGGTGACTGAACCCCTAGCTTCCCGTTTCGCGCCGGTACCTGCAAGGAGAACTACAACCCCGCAGCGTCGATATCGATGAGCAGTAGCCGTTCGCCGTTATCGAAAAACTGCCCCGCAGTGAGGCAGTACTGATTGCTGGTGGCGTCGCGGTAAGTGTTGGAAAGCGTCAGACGGCGCTCATCCCAACCCTCGGCCAGCAAGTGATAGAAATAGGGGCGCCATGACCAGTTATGGCCCAGGTAGCGGCTATCGGCTTCCCAGCCGTTGTTGCGCCATTCCAGGTTGGGGGTCAGTTGCGTGCCGTGGCGGTCGCACTGATAAAAACGCAGCAGCCAGGGAAACGCCTGCAGTTGCGGCAAGGCGCTGAGGGGGGCGCAGGCTTGAGCCCAGGCTTGCAGGATGGTCATCAGTTCGCTGAGTTGCTGGCGCATGATCATCAGGCGAGCGCGTTCAGTCAGCTTTTGCTGAACGTAACGCTGGCGCAGTTGCGCGAAGCGCTCGACAAAGGCGTCGGT
The Pseudomonas sp. GR 6-02 genome window above contains:
- a CDS encoding deoxyguanosinetriphosphate triphosphohydrolase yields the protein MDWHTLLTRERLGKPVHSPEELGRSPFHKDHDRIIFSGAFRRLGRKTQVHPVSSNDHIHTRLTHSLEVSCVGRSLGMRVGETIRSALPDWCEPSDLGMVVQSACLSHDIGNPPFGHSGEDAIRHWFQQAAGRGWLDAMSEAERNDFLNFEGNAQGFRVLTQLEYHQFEGGTRLTYATLGTYLKYPWTARHADSLGYKKHKFGCYQSELPLLEQIAHKLGLPQLEEQRWARHPLVYLMEAADDICYALIDLEDGLEMELLEYAEVESLLLDLVGDDLPETYRQLGPQDSRRRKLAILRGKAIEHLTNAAARAFVEQQDALLSGTLPGDLVEHMHGPAKRCVLNAKDMARKKIFQDKRKTLHEIGAYTTLEILLNAFCGAALEQHNGRTPSFKNRRILDLLGNNAPDPNGPLHTSFLRMIDFIAGMTDSYAGEMALEMTGRSSHG